From the genome of Gemmatimonadota bacterium, one region includes:
- the lnt gene encoding apolipoprotein N-acyltransferase, producing the protein MLPALSAVVLALSYPPLHMYVPPFVGLIPLAVWICSLPGDADGRRRAVRGSILFGAIYFGLVFYWIMVALIWFTWLAVPAFLGSLAMLTGLAALVGWGFHRAVHRVGAPIWIALPVLWTGGEWFRAHWPDTLAFPWLGLGTSLTGTPELVGIAELVGARGVTLWLAAVNGLGAAAILAHRKGDRWVGQAGAALALCVLPMAWGVWRADSLETRPAARVAVIQPNIPEDIKLDASVALDSTFASLDRLMAQLASEVGGGDAPGDGAPGSTSPGGLDLVVLPEVVLPGVFPAHETAELAVERLRGYAAAAGAPIVFGGLGFEYDEDGGFTPFNSAFLVAQDGLRDYRYDKRHLVPVVERVPFLPADALGSLEYFGAYGVGRGWPMVEVGDAAYAPLICYESSYPEAARAFRQRGADILLNLTNDAWYGREELWARTTALWQHPAHMVMRAIENRMGVARAANTGISLFVDPVGRVSDPIELFTDGYRVHAVETTDVLTVYARFGDVAGGAAAAVSLLLMVASFAGDRYRYDTSDTTALAAPKETSNV; encoded by the coding sequence ATGCTTCCCGCCCTCTCGGCGGTCGTCCTGGCGCTCTCCTATCCACCGCTGCATATGTACGTCCCGCCCTTCGTGGGTCTCATACCCCTGGCGGTGTGGATCTGCTCGCTTCCGGGAGACGCCGACGGCAGACGAAGAGCGGTGCGCGGATCCATCCTTTTCGGGGCCATCTACTTCGGACTCGTCTTCTACTGGATCATGGTCGCCCTGATCTGGTTCACCTGGCTGGCGGTGCCGGCCTTTCTAGGCAGCCTGGCGATGCTGACCGGGCTCGCCGCGCTCGTGGGATGGGGGTTCCACCGAGCGGTTCACCGGGTCGGTGCGCCGATCTGGATCGCCCTGCCCGTGCTCTGGACCGGAGGCGAGTGGTTCAGAGCCCACTGGCCCGACACGCTCGCCTTTCCCTGGCTCGGACTCGGCACTTCGCTTACCGGAACGCCCGAGCTGGTGGGGATCGCCGAATTGGTGGGCGCGCGCGGCGTGACCCTCTGGCTCGCCGCCGTGAACGGACTGGGAGCGGCGGCGATCCTGGCTCACCGAAAAGGAGATCGCTGGGTCGGTCAGGCCGGGGCCGCTCTCGCACTCTGCGTCCTCCCGATGGCCTGGGGCGTGTGGCGGGCCGATAGCCTGGAGACGAGGCCCGCCGCCCGGGTGGCCGTGATCCAGCCCAACATACCCGAGGACATCAAGCTCGACGCCTCGGTCGCCCTCGATTCGACCTTCGCCTCGCTCGACCGACTCATGGCGCAGCTCGCGAGCGAGGTGGGCGGGGGCGATGCACCTGGAGACGGGGCTCCGGGCAGTACGAGCCCAGGCGGCCTCGATCTGGTGGTTCTCCCCGAGGTCGTTCTGCCCGGGGTATTTCCCGCGCACGAGACCGCCGAGCTGGCCGTGGAGAGACTTCGCGGTTACGCCGCGGCCGCAGGAGCGCCGATAGTCTTCGGCGGGCTGGGTTTCGAGTACGACGAGGACGGAGGTTTCACCCCTTTCAATTCGGCCTTTCTGGTGGCGCAGGACGGACTCCGGGACTACCGCTACGACAAGCGCCACCTCGTTCCCGTGGTCGAGAGGGTACCGTTCCTCCCCGCCGACGCTCTCGGCTCGCTTGAGTACTTCGGCGCCTACGGCGTCGGGAGAGGATGGCCCATGGTGGAGGTCGGGGACGCGGCCTACGCTCCCCTCATTTGCTACGAATCCTCTTATCCGGAGGCGGCGCGCGCGTTCAGACAGCGGGGCGCCGACATCCTCCTGAACCTCACCAACGACGCCTGGTACGGCAGGGAGGAGCTCTGGGCCCGGACCACGGCTCTCTGGCAGCACCCCGCCCACATGGTGATGCGCGCCATCGAGAACCGGATGGGCGTGGCGAGGGCGGCGAACACCGGCATATCGCTCTTCGTCGATCCGGTGGGACGGGTGAGCGACCCGATCGAGCTCTTCACCGACGGATACAGGGTGCATGCGGTCGAGACCACCGACGTGCTCACCGTCTATGCCCGTTTCGGGGATGTGGCCGGGGGCGCGGCGGCAGCCGTCTCGCTCCTGCTTATGGTGGCTTCCTTCGCCGGGGACCGGTATAGGTACGACACGTCCGACACGACGGCCCTTGCCGCCCCGAAGGAAACATCGAATGTTTGA
- a CDS encoding sodium-dependent transporter, whose amino-acid sequence MSATRSAVFTSRWGMLLAMLGMAVGTGNIWRFPRIAASNGGGSFLVAWVVFLLAWSIPLLILEFGMGKSTRKGAIGAIVATIGPKFAWMGAWVAFVATAILFYYSVVMGWTLRFFIGTVAGQVPGETPEAFWEGFHSTPEALLTHLAAISMAVFVVAKGVKGIETAAKFLIPSLVLLVVVLAIRAVTLPGASEGLAFLFTPDWSELGDYRIWLEALTQNAWDTGAGWGLVLTYAIYMRSREDTSLNAFVIGFGNNSMSLLAGIMVLCTIFSIMPGAAAEITGAGNEGLTFIWVPQLFAQMPAGRFFQALFFLALLFAAWTSLVAMVELSVRILQDLGLSRKRALTLVAGAGILFGVPSAVDLGPVFRPLGLDITTGLPFFQNQDWVWGVALMISGFFFAFVVLRYGVTKWRERFINHEHSDLRIGRWWDWAMRLVAVEAVVLTCWWLWSALSRDPETGEIVWSNTLTLFSSFNIGTVLIQFAVVAAVLLLANRWMANRVAQQEGGSE is encoded by the coding sequence ATGAGCGCAACTCGATCGGCAGTCTTCACCTCCCGCTGGGGCATGCTGCTCGCCATGCTGGGCATGGCCGTGGGTACCGGCAACATATGGCGCTTCCCACGAATCGCCGCGAGCAACGGCGGAGGCAGCTTCCTGGTGGCCTGGGTGGTCTTCCTGCTCGCGTGGTCGATTCCGCTGCTGATCCTCGAATTCGGGATGGGCAAGAGCACCCGCAAGGGCGCGATCGGCGCGATCGTGGCCACCATCGGCCCCAAGTTCGCGTGGATGGGAGCCTGGGTGGCCTTCGTCGCCACCGCCATTCTCTTCTACTATTCGGTGGTGATGGGATGGACGCTGCGCTTCTTCATCGGCACGGTCGCGGGTCAGGTCCCGGGCGAGACGCCCGAGGCGTTCTGGGAGGGCTTCCACTCGACACCGGAAGCGCTGCTCACCCATCTGGCCGCCATATCGATGGCCGTCTTCGTCGTGGCGAAGGGGGTGAAGGGGATCGAGACGGCTGCCAAGTTCCTGATCCCGTCGCTCGTCCTTCTCGTCGTCGTGCTTGCGATACGCGCGGTCACTCTTCCCGGCGCCAGCGAGGGATTGGCGTTCCTGTTCACTCCCGACTGGTCGGAGCTCGGCGACTACCGCATCTGGCTCGAGGCGCTAACGCAGAACGCCTGGGATACCGGGGCCGGCTGGGGGCTTGTGCTCACCTACGCCATTTACATGCGCTCGCGCGAGGACACCTCGCTCAACGCGTTCGTCATCGGTTTCGGCAACAACTCGATGTCCCTCCTCGCCGGGATCATGGTGCTATGCACGATCTTTTCGATCATGCCCGGCGCGGCGGCGGAGATCACCGGCGCGGGCAACGAAGGGCTCACCTTCATCTGGGTTCCGCAGCTCTTCGCGCAGATGCCGGCGGGTCGCTTCTTCCAGGCGCTCTTCTTCCTCGCGCTCCTTTTCGCCGCGTGGACGAGCCTGGTGGCGATGGTGGAGCTCTCGGTCCGCATCCTCCAGGACCTCGGCCTGTCCCGAAAGCGGGCACTGACCCTGGTGGCGGGGGCGGGCATTCTCTTCGGCGTACCGAGCGCGGTCGATCTCGGCCCGGTCTTCCGCCCGCTGGGGCTCGACATCACCACCGGGCTGCCCTTCTTCCAGAACCAGGACTGGGTCTGGGGCGTGGCCTTGATGATCAGCGGGTTCTTCTTCGCCTTCGTCGTCCTCCGCTACGGGGTGACCAAGTGGCGCGAGCGCTTCATCAACCACGAGCATTCCGATCTGCGCATCGGACGCTGGTGGGACTGGGCGATGCGTCTGGTGGCGGTCGAAGCCGTGGTGCTGACCTGCTGGTGGCTGTGGAGCGCCCTTTCCCGCGATCCCGAGACCGGTGAGATCGTCTGGAGCAATACCTTGACGCTCTTCTCGAGCTTCAACATCGGAACGGTGCTCATCCAATTCGCCGTCGTGGCCGCGGTTCTGTTGCTTGCGAACCGGTGGATGGCCAATCGGGTGGCGCAGCAGGAGGGCGGGTCCGAGTGA
- a CDS encoding glycine--tRNA ligase, with amino-acid sequence MPSPADLMDRLVSLAKRKGFVFQSSEIYGGAGSVWDYGPLGVELKKNIKDLWWREMVHTRSDVEGLDSAIIMNPRVWEASGHVEGFTDPLTECGSCHRRFRADLPDIESGRCPVCGTRDAFTEPRMFNLMFKTFMGPAEDSSTRAFLRPETAQGIFVNFINVQGTARQRVPFGVAQIGKAFRNEITPGNFIFRTREFEQAEMQFFVKPGDDEEFFERWMHERMAWHRSLGVSPERLRFHEHGPEELAHYAKKAFDIEYEFPFGWKEFEGIHNRTDFDLARHEEYSGKRLTYIEPGTNQRFIPYVIETSMGVDRTALVVLADAYRDEEIDGDRRVVLGFDPKLAPVKVAVFPLVKKQGMPEMAHAITDSLRDAAIPAFYDQAGAIGRRYRRQDEIGTPWCVTVDGRSMEDGTVTVRDRDSLEQVRIGADRLVERIRDRLAGDPATV; translated from the coding sequence ATGCCCTCCCCCGCCGACCTTATGGACCGCCTGGTCTCTCTCGCCAAGAGGAAGGGGTTCGTCTTCCAGTCGTCCGAGATCTACGGCGGCGCCGGTTCGGTGTGGGACTACGGTCCCCTGGGAGTCGAGCTGAAGAAGAACATCAAGGACCTGTGGTGGAGGGAGATGGTCCACACCCGGAGCGACGTGGAGGGGCTCGACTCCGCCATCATAATGAATCCCCGGGTCTGGGAGGCGTCGGGGCATGTGGAGGGCTTCACCGACCCGCTCACGGAGTGCGGCTCCTGCCACAGGCGCTTTCGGGCCGACCTGCCGGATATCGAGTCGGGTCGGTGCCCGGTGTGCGGCACCCGCGACGCCTTCACCGAGCCGCGGATGTTCAATCTCATGTTCAAGACCTTCATGGGGCCTGCGGAGGATTCGAGCACACGGGCCTTCCTGCGTCCCGAGACCGCGCAGGGCATCTTCGTCAACTTCATCAACGTGCAGGGCACCGCTCGCCAGCGCGTCCCCTTCGGCGTGGCGCAGATCGGCAAGGCCTTCCGCAACGAGATCACACCCGGCAACTTCATCTTCCGTACCCGCGAGTTCGAGCAGGCCGAGATGCAGTTTTTCGTGAAGCCGGGGGACGACGAGGAGTTTTTCGAGCGCTGGATGCACGAGCGCATGGCGTGGCACCGGTCGCTCGGCGTCTCTCCCGAGCGGTTGCGATTTCACGAGCACGGCCCGGAGGAGCTCGCGCACTACGCCAAGAAGGCCTTCGACATCGAGTACGAATTCCCGTTCGGCTGGAAGGAGTTCGAAGGCATCCACAACCGGACCGACTTCGACCTCGCCCGCCACGAGGAGTACTCCGGCAAGAGACTCACCTATATCGAGCCGGGTACCAACCAGCGTTTCATCCCCTACGTGATCGAGACCTCCATGGGCGTCGACCGGACCGCGCTCGTCGTCCTCGCCGACGCCTATCGCGATGAGGAGATCGACGGAGACAGACGGGTCGTGCTCGGCTTCGATCCCAAGCTGGCCCCGGTGAAGGTCGCGGTCTTCCCGCTCGTCAAGAAACAGGGCATGCCCGAGATGGCGCACGCCATCACCGACTCGCTTCGCGACGCGGCGATTCCGGCGTTCTACGATCAGGCCGGGGCCATAGGAAGGCGCTACCGTCGTCAGGACGAGATCGGCACGCCATGGTGCGTCACCGTAGACGGTCGGAGCATGGAGGACGGTACGGTGACGGTTCGCGACCGCGATTCGCTCGAGCAGGTGCGGATCGGCGCCGACCGGCTCGTCGAGCGGATACGAGACCGACTCGCCGGCGATCCGGCGACCGTTTGA
- the carB gene encoding carbamoyl-phosphate synthase large subunit: protein MPRRDDLESILLIGSGPIIIGQACEFDYSGTQAVRALKEEGYRVVLVNSNPATIMTDPDLADRTYIEPITAEWVERVIERERPDAILPTMGGQTALNVAMELDRAGTLDDHGVELIGADARSIEMAEDREHFSAAMRRIGLELPHGGFARHLDEALAIVEDAGYPAIIRPSFTLGGTGGGIAYNLEEFRQLAQRGLDASPITEILVDRSVIGWKEYEFEVVRDGADNVVIVCSIENFDPMGVHTGDSITVAPAQTLSDREFQRMRDASIACIREIGVAAGGCNIQFAVNPEDGEMLVVEMNPRVSRSSALASKATGFPIARVGAKLAVGYHLHELPNDITRTTPASFEPVLDYCVVKIPRFAFEKFPEVNDTLGVQMQSVGETMAIGRNFRAAWQKGFRGLETGRAGWTTGASADDDGLIATDSESLLREMARPSPERPFIIRRALEAGISLERIRRATRIDPWFLDQLSIILELEREYRDTEEADDNLLRRMKREGFSDSQLARLRGETEADVRERRWSAGITARFNVVDTCAGEFPAATPYYYSSYETENESVRSGKESVVILGSGPNRIGQGIEFDYCCVQAVLALREAGYETIMINSNPETVSTDFDVSDKLYFEPLTLEDVLEVVRLERPKGVIVQLGGQTPLKLARALDELGAPVLGTSVDAIDRAEDRDRFADACRKIGARMPPNGIARSEEEALAAAREIGFPVLVRPSYVLGGRAMRIVYDEEALARYFAEAARASESHPVLVDSFLEDAFEADVDALCDGEEALIGGIMQHIEDAGVHSGDSACVLPPYLLPRSILDEISELTKRFALELGVVGLINVQYAIKDGLIYVLEVNPRASRTVPFVGKATGAPLARIAARLMAGERLADMELDPDPPLTGIAVKEAVMPFDRFDVDIVLGPEMRSTGEVMGFDDTFGMAFAKAQLAAGNVLPESGRVIFTVNDGDKETITPIVRRLQDLGFEIAATKGTRDHLRRLGIPAARANKVGEARPDIVDEIVSGEVALLVNTPLGEKSQFDDYKMRRSAIMHRVPYLTTMSALSAACDALIALRGRRRKVRTVQERLARVPAGV, encoded by the coding sequence GTGCCGAGACGCGACGACCTGGAATCGATTCTGCTGATCGGCTCGGGTCCCATAATCATCGGTCAGGCGTGCGAGTTCGACTACTCCGGTACGCAGGCGGTCAGGGCCCTCAAGGAGGAGGGCTACCGGGTCGTGCTGGTCAACTCGAATCCGGCCACGATCATGACCGACCCGGATCTGGCCGACCGCACCTATATCGAGCCCATCACCGCGGAGTGGGTCGAGCGCGTGATCGAGCGCGAGCGTCCCGACGCCATCCTCCCCACCATGGGCGGCCAGACCGCCCTCAACGTCGCCATGGAGCTCGACCGCGCGGGCACGCTCGACGACCATGGCGTCGAGCTCATCGGCGCCGACGCCCGTTCGATCGAGATGGCCGAGGACCGCGAACACTTCTCGGCGGCCATGCGTCGCATAGGGCTCGAGCTCCCTCACGGCGGCTTCGCCCGGCACCTCGACGAAGCCCTCGCCATCGTCGAGGACGCCGGCTATCCCGCCATCATCCGGCCCTCCTTCACCCTCGGCGGCACCGGTGGCGGCATCGCCTACAATCTGGAGGAGTTCCGGCAACTGGCGCAGCGCGGCCTCGACGCCTCGCCCATCACCGAGATCCTCGTGGACCGCTCGGTGATCGGCTGGAAGGAGTACGAGTTCGAGGTGGTCCGCGACGGAGCCGACAACGTCGTGATCGTCTGCTCTATCGAGAACTTCGATCCCATGGGAGTCCACACCGGTGATTCCATAACGGTGGCCCCGGCGCAGACTCTGAGCGATCGCGAGTTCCAGCGCATGCGGGACGCCTCGATCGCCTGCATCCGCGAAATCGGCGTGGCCGCGGGCGGCTGCAACATCCAATTCGCCGTGAACCCTGAAGACGGCGAGATGCTGGTGGTCGAAATGAACCCGAGGGTCTCGCGCTCCTCCGCGCTGGCTTCGAAGGCCACGGGGTTCCCGATCGCGCGCGTGGGAGCCAAGCTCGCCGTCGGCTACCATCTCCACGAGCTCCCCAACGACATCACCCGTACCACTCCGGCCTCGTTCGAGCCGGTCCTCGACTACTGCGTGGTGAAGATCCCGCGCTTCGCCTTCGAGAAGTTCCCCGAGGTGAACGACACCCTGGGCGTGCAAATGCAGTCTGTGGGCGAGACCATGGCGATCGGCAGGAACTTCCGCGCGGCCTGGCAGAAGGGTTTTCGCGGACTCGAAACCGGACGCGCAGGATGGACGACGGGCGCAAGCGCGGACGACGACGGCCTGATCGCCACCGACTCGGAGAGCCTCCTCCGCGAGATGGCCAGGCCTTCGCCCGAACGCCCCTTCATCATCCGCCGGGCCCTGGAGGCGGGCATATCGCTCGAGCGGATCCGCAGGGCGACGCGCATCGATCCGTGGTTCCTCGATCAGCTCTCCATCATCCTGGAGCTCGAGCGCGAGTATCGGGACACCGAGGAAGCGGACGACAATCTCCTCCGCCGGATGAAGCGAGAGGGCTTTTCGGACAGCCAGCTCGCCCGTTTGCGGGGCGAAACCGAGGCCGACGTGCGCGAACGGCGGTGGTCGGCGGGGATCACCGCCCGCTTCAACGTGGTCGACACCTGCGCGGGCGAGTTTCCCGCCGCTACTCCCTACTACTACTCGTCCTACGAGACTGAGAACGAGAGCGTCAGGAGCGGAAAGGAGAGCGTCGTCATTCTTGGAAGCGGTCCGAACCGCATCGGCCAGGGGATCGAGTTCGACTACTGCTGCGTGCAGGCGGTGCTAGCCCTGCGCGAAGCCGGTTACGAGACCATCATGATCAACTCGAACCCGGAGACGGTCTCCACCGACTTCGACGTCAGCGACAAGCTCTACTTCGAGCCGCTGACCCTGGAGGACGTGCTCGAGGTGGTGAGGCTGGAGCGCCCCAAGGGCGTGATCGTGCAGCTCGGCGGTCAGACGCCCCTCAAGCTGGCGCGCGCTCTCGATGAACTCGGGGCTCCCGTGCTGGGCACCTCGGTCGACGCGATCGACAGGGCCGAGGATCGCGATCGCTTCGCCGACGCCTGCCGGAAGATCGGCGCGCGCATGCCTCCGAACGGCATTGCCAGGAGCGAGGAGGAGGCGCTGGCCGCGGCCCGCGAGATCGGCTTTCCCGTACTGGTCAGACCCAGCTACGTGCTGGGGGGCAGGGCCATGCGCATCGTCTACGACGAGGAGGCCCTTGCCCGCTATTTCGCGGAGGCGGCTCGGGCTTCGGAATCCCATCCCGTGCTCGTGGACTCGTTCCTGGAGGACGCCTTCGAGGCCGACGTGGACGCGCTCTGCGACGGCGAGGAAGCGTTGATCGGCGGGATCATGCAGCATATCGAGGACGCCGGCGTGCACTCCGGAGACTCTGCCTGCGTGCTTCCCCCGTACCTGCTGCCCCGCTCGATTCTCGACGAGATTTCGGAGCTCACGAAACGTTTCGCCCTCGAGCTCGGCGTGGTCGGGCTCATCAACGTCCAGTACGCGATCAAGGACGGGCTCATCTACGTTCTCGAGGTCAACCCGAGGGCGTCTCGCACGGTTCCGTTCGTCGGCAAGGCCACGGGAGCTCCACTGGCCAGGATCGCGGCTCGGCTCATGGCGGGCGAACGGCTCGCCGACATGGAACTCGATCCCGACCCCCCGCTGACCGGAATCGCGGTCAAGGAGGCCGTCATGCCCTTCGACCGCTTCGACGTGGACATAGTGCTCGGTCCCGAGATGCGTTCGACGGGGGAGGTGATGGGTTTCGACGACACCTTCGGCATGGCCTTCGCCAAGGCCCAGCTCGCTGCGGGCAACGTCCTTCCTGAGAGCGGCAGGGTCATCTTCACCGTGAACGACGGCGACAAGGAGACCATCACGCCCATCGTCAGACGGTTGCAGGACCTGGGCTTCGAGATCGCGGCCACCAAGGGAACCCGCGATCACCTGCGCAGGCTGGGTATCCCGGCTGCGAGGGCGAACAAGGTGGGCGAGGCGCGGCCCGATATTGTGGACGAGATCGTCTCGGGCGAGGTCGCGCTGCTCGTCAACACGCCGCTGGGCGAGAAATCCCAATTCGACGACTACAAGATGAGACGGTCGGCCATAATGCACCGCGTACCCTACCTCACCACGATGTCCGCACTGTCTGCGGCCTGCGACGCGCTCATCGCCCTCAGAGGCCGCCGCCGCAAGGTCAGGACCGTGCAGGAACGGCTGGCGCGAGTCCCGGCGGGGGTGTGA
- a CDS encoding NifU family protein, which produces MIEFTPRARDAVLSYLGDDGAETDALRVRVRQGAVGTPLGFELALVPLAERGADEREFGADGFSVLVREDDMAHVEGAQVDFVERVNESAFEVIPASRRGVRPGQNGDAARERNGPPTGRIADRVREVLDSNVNPAIAAHGGMISLVDVDGAEIYVEMSGGCQGCALSRMTLRQGVERMLREAVPELDAVHDITDHASGENPYL; this is translated from the coding sequence ATGATTGAATTCACGCCCCGAGCCCGCGACGCCGTGCTCTCCTACCTCGGAGACGATGGAGCGGAAACCGACGCGCTCCGCGTCCGCGTCCGTCAAGGCGCCGTCGGAACTCCCCTCGGCTTCGAACTGGCCCTGGTGCCTCTCGCGGAGAGAGGCGCGGACGAGCGCGAATTCGGGGCGGACGGCTTCTCGGTCCTGGTCAGGGAGGACGACATGGCGCATGTGGAAGGGGCCCAGGTGGATTTCGTCGAACGGGTGAACGAGAGCGCCTTCGAAGTCATCCCGGCTTCGCGACGCGGCGTCCGTCCCGGCCAGAACGGCGACGCCGCCCGGGAGCGCAACGGCCCGCCCACCGGCAGGATCGCCGACCGGGTGCGGGAGGTGCTCGACAGCAACGTCAACCCCGCTATCGCGGCGCACGGCGGCATGATCTCGCTGGTGGACGTCGACGGAGCCGAGATTTACGTGGAGATGAGCGGAGGCTGCCAAGGCTGCGCCCTGTCGCGCATGACCCTGCGGCAGGGGGTAGAACGCATGCTCCGCGAGGCCGTCCCCGAACTCGACGCGGTCCACGACATCACCGATCACGCGTCGGGGGAGAACCCCTATCTCTAG
- the nth gene encoding endonuclease III: MDGQSGGAAGGRVRVSAERAERVYSLLEREYPDAHCELDFENPFQLAVATILSARTTDVRVNEATPALFSRFPTAEALAEADPAEVEDLVRTTGFYRNKAKHIVGFARGLVEKHSGSVPRAMAELVRLPGVGRKTANVVLGNAFGIDEGVVVDTHVKRLSRLLGFTEETDPVKIERDLMALFPRGAWTMLAHLLIWHGRRVCVARRPRCSECTLADECPSAEVG, encoded by the coding sequence GTGGATGGCCAATCGGGTGGCGCAGCAGGAGGGCGGGTCCGAGTGAGCGCGGAGCGCGCCGAGCGCGTCTACTCGCTTCTGGAACGCGAGTACCCCGACGCTCATTGCGAGCTCGACTTCGAGAACCCCTTTCAGTTGGCGGTGGCGACTATCCTATCCGCTCGGACCACGGACGTGCGCGTCAACGAGGCCACCCCCGCGCTCTTCAGCCGTTTCCCGACTGCGGAGGCTCTAGCCGAGGCCGATCCCGCCGAGGTGGAGGACCTGGTGCGCACTACCGGATTTTATCGGAACAAGGCGAAGCACATCGTCGGTTTCGCTCGCGGTCTCGTCGAGAAGCACTCCGGCTCGGTGCCCCGGGCCATGGCCGAACTGGTCCGGTTGCCCGGGGTGGGACGCAAGACCGCCAACGTGGTCCTCGGGAACGCCTTCGGGATCGATGAAGGCGTGGTTGTGGACACGCACGTCAAACGGCTCTCCCGGCTGCTGGGGTTCACCGAGGAGACCGATCCGGTCAAGATCGAGCGCGATCTCATGGCCCTCTTCCCCCGGGGGGCCTGGACCATGCTGGCGCATCTCCTCATCTGGCACGGCCGGCGGGTCTGTGTGGCGAGACGTCCGCGCTGCTCCGAGTGCACGCTCGCCGACGAGTGTCCGTCGGCGGAGGTGGGTTAG
- a CDS encoding HD domain-containing protein — translation MYAVEAAMRRYAKLKGEDEELWGIAGLLHDLDWERHPDEHPHRGVEHMRAVGYPEELLRAVLAHTWPDRTDVEPTSALDRHLVACDELSGLIFACCLVRPNGIDDLKPKSVVKKLKDKAFAAGVDRREVARGISLIGLERKEHIQNVIDGMREAGELLGVRGVDRRS, via the coding sequence ATGTACGCGGTCGAGGCCGCGATGCGCCGCTACGCGAAACTCAAGGGGGAGGACGAGGAGCTCTGGGGAATCGCTGGTCTGCTTCACGACCTGGACTGGGAGAGGCATCCCGACGAGCACCCGCACCGGGGAGTCGAGCACATGCGGGCTGTCGGCTATCCTGAAGAGCTGCTCCGAGCCGTCCTCGCCCACACCTGGCCGGACCGAACCGACGTCGAACCGACATCCGCGCTCGACCGCCACCTGGTCGCCTGCGACGAACTAAGCGGCCTGATCTTCGCCTGCTGCCTCGTCCGCCCCAACGGGATCGACGACCTCAAGCCCAAGTCGGTCGTAAAGAAGCTGAAGGACAAGGCTTTCGCCGCAGGAGTCGACCGCCGAGAAGTGGCGCGCGGCATCTCGCTGATCGGACTGGAGCGGAAGGAGCACATCCAGAACGTCATCGACGGAATGCGCGAGGCCGGGGAACTTCTGGGCGTCCGGGGCGTTGACCGCCGCAGTTAG
- a CDS encoding Gfo/Idh/MocA family oxidoreductase — protein MTPKMRTAEGATADSSRVRVGVIGTGAITQVAHLPILAERPDVELMALADVDQRKAEMLSRRFEVPLVMDSDEIVDFDLDAVVVATPNATHEPIAMAALERGKHVFVERPIAISSEGAMRMLRTAEKAGRSLTVGMPHRYRAEAVAIRELVAAGELGELRSVRGSRLMRSSPQAPTWRQSRDLAGGGALVDLGVTVIDLILWLSGYPEVARVSCVLSREGGDVEETASLMFVARDGPAFTVEVGNNFRGTYDSWFTGAIGTKGSVNYPPLTVSKEVGGRPTDVTPRLPRPSGGEDAYTNAYRRQIDEFVWTVKSWGGEDAPEYRLPMCQVELMKLVEAAYRSAAEGREVVLAGS, from the coding sequence ATGACCCCGAAAATGCGGACTGCAGAAGGGGCGACTGCGGACTCGTCCCGCGTGCGTGTCGGCGTGATCGGCACCGGTGCGATCACCCAGGTCGCCCACCTGCCCATTCTCGCCGAGCGCCCCGACGTGGAGCTCATGGCCCTCGCGGACGTGGACCAGCGCAAGGCGGAGATGCTTTCGCGACGTTTCGAGGTCCCGCTCGTCATGGATTCAGACGAGATCGTCGACTTCGATCTCGACGCCGTCGTCGTGGCGACCCCGAACGCGACGCACGAACCCATCGCGATGGCGGCCCTGGAGCGAGGCAAGCACGTCTTCGTCGAGCGTCCCATCGCCATCAGCTCGGAAGGAGCCATGCGCATGCTGCGGACGGCGGAGAAGGCCGGTCGCTCGCTTACCGTGGGAATGCCCCACCGCTACCGGGCGGAGGCGGTCGCGATCCGGGAACTCGTCGCGGCGGGAGAACTGGGCGAGCTACGCTCCGTGCGAGGTTCGCGCCTCATGCGGAGCAGCCCGCAGGCGCCCACCTGGCGGCAGAGCCGTGATCTGGCGGGCGGCGGCGCGCTGGTCGACCTGGGGGTGACCGTGATCGACCTGATCCTATGGCTCTCAGGCTACCCCGAGGTGGCTCGCGTGTCGTGCGTGCTGTCTCGGGAGGGGGGCGACGTGGAGGAAACCGCTTCGCTGATGTTTGTCGCGAGGGACGGTCCCGCCTTCACCGTGGAGGTCGGGAACAACTTCCGAGGCACGTACGACAGTTGGTTCACCGGTGCCATCGGCACCAAGGGTTCGGTGAACTATCCGCCACTCACCGTCTCCAAGGAGGTGGGCGGCCGACCGACCGACGTCACGCCCCGGCTTCCCCGACCCAGCGGCGGCGAGGACGCTTATACCAACGCCTACCGCCGCCAGATCGACGAGTTCGTCTGGACGGTGAAGAGCTGGGGCGGCGAGGACGCGCCCGAGTACCGCCTCCCGATGTGCCAGGTGGAGCTCATGAAGCTGGTCGAGGCCGCCTATCGTTCGGCGGCGGAGGGAAGGGAAGTGGTTCTGGCAGGGTCGTAG